In the Triticum aestivum cultivar Chinese Spring chromosome 2B, IWGSC CS RefSeq v2.1, whole genome shotgun sequence genome, tattttatgatttggttttgcttattgaatgctcatattgaaaaagtactcctactttgaatgctaaaattgaagagcactctatgcagaaatctaggagccccctccatcatccacgccgtcgtggggatagcttctccttcattcccgtgtgctagacaatttgttgtaataatgcactcgggaatgaaaggaggagctacgtaccatcaccgatagtcaacctgtgattaataataatgatctaatttaggttttttagtacatatatttaattgtacaagtttaatatttgaattatgaacttaggctggaagtgtcgtactcggacgacgaaaaccgcccgggggagtgcgactggtgccacgacgaccgaggtatgtgcgacaggttcattgagctggacgaagatcggcgtttcagcattaagctcgaggagaccttcgatgttgatacggtacacaacgacgacaatagtttttttcgtaattaagcacgacttcaactattttaacgtgtatttttcatcttttccaattcgactagcttatcccatactatgcaagacgctatgtcttggagaggatgggttttgaagacatgaaagtatggaaaccaaaaaaaattctcctaaggacccatcatggtgtagATTTTAaagtaaatttgtacaatgctgagagtgtaacccattttggttgcaaaaattgggaagcactttgcaagatgtatggtttgatgagggtatgcttgtcaccatggatcttggtgatcctacaattcagcaagacaatatgggcatttaggtccttgtggatacacctccaattcttcccccatgtgagcttaacatggttattaagtaatttatattgtttatttcaaaatagttgacaacttgtttccattgacagcttattttcattcttcaaagaatgtgcgaaaaatggtagacaaaaccgactacaccgatggctctgaattaacttataaggagaaaaatcatctgatcgcattttgtactgatcttgagaattacaatgtctacaatcgaactcctcaacattatggtcaatatgtgccactagtgcacatgttgaactacggtaactaccatggagataccctggtaagattttttactattacgacatccctgcatctttttaaatacttctaaaactagtacatcattgctaacttcgaagtcattactatgtttttcaacagataatcccgaatgattgtgtgcctcatctgatgtatacgcacgatcgccttgatgttttgaacatacaaccaggtcgtcctacgaatctcaactgtccataccggatttctaaaagaagtggagacatgacaatcaaagaatggaaaaaatgtatggacagtcgtaaggagcttcttgcaagcaaaaggaggcgaagcgcaagaattggagacagaatgatctccattcttcataatggagactcagggtctatattgttttatgctattttaccttaagggtgtttaggtcctacctgatactgatgatcatgtgctaagaacaattatgtagggttggattcgatgactatgaggatgatgatcgtatgacttgttattaataacgagtagaagttgtatgatgatgcatgattagtaggacttgttattatatatgatgatgtatgatgcaagcatgcatgagttattatatatcagcgggtgaaatgaacatagcagtagcgttggtaaaccaaggacgaagatataagagaggacacttttctctattagctagctaataacaacctaaaattaacccccaaaacccctaaaccagccactttttttaaaaaaagaaaaagaaaaacctcagctccagccagctgctgacacGTGGAAGTCTTTTGGTCCTGATTCATGtcaacaaccgggaccaaaggcccccttgcctaggctgctcgcagtggccacatggaggcacatctgtcccggttcgtgttagaaccgggactaaaggggggaggcattagtaatgaccctttagtcccggttcatgaaccgggacaaaagggcctCACCAACTGGGACAAATGCCATGCTTTCTACTAGTGAGTATAAATTAAAACAAGGGCACCAAGGCTTGGTCTTATACATTCCTAGCTATTTTCTGCAGTCAACTCTACGTATTGGCTGATTCATATAAATACGAGAGTTGTTCCTTGCTTGTTGCTCGCGGCAACAATGACATTTTTTGACTTTTCAAATTGCTATTGATTTTTAAGCCAGCACATTGGCAAGTTAAGTGTGCTAGCTGTTGTTTTTGGTCAAATTGAAAAAATGTTATATACAAGGCACATCAACTTGTGAATCTAGATAGCTGGGGGGTGAGGGATTCATCCTTTCTTTTTCTGCTTGCCTCCGCGGAGACGCAGACTCTTTAAGGAAGTTGCCCCATCATTCTCGGTCCCGGCACCAACCGAGAGGAGGCGGGGCTCTCTCCAATCATTCGAAGAGCTGAGATCTCGTAAAGGAAAAATTAGCTACTCCctccatatatatagggcctaatgtgtttttcgacaTTGCCTTTAAATATTCTAAATGTAAATAATTTTCTTTATAAATTGGTTAAAGTTCATTAAATTTGACTTTCTAAATATTATAGGCACGGCATTAGGTAACGGATGGGGTATATTTTTTGTGAGAGtctaacttgcatgtcatatattattgctctaacacgTGGTCAATGTTAGTCTCGAAACATGCATTAGGCCCTACATATGAGGATTGAGGGAGTATATGCGTGCTTGGAGGAGAGGGTGGCGTTTGCACTACTAATGCTGCTATACGAACAATAACACTAAAACAATAAGAGAAGCAGCTAAATATTTTGGAAACCAATAAATAAATGTTGTGAACACAGGTGCTGTCATACATCAGGGCAAGCATATAATAACGAGTTCAAGTAAGAGAAACGGTCACTTTGACCACCATGGCTGCTAGCTTGAGTTGGCATATTATACTTTCCGTGGACTGCGGGAGCTCTCTCGTGGATAAAACTCAACCAAAAAGGCCTCCCGTGGACATTATTGCAGGCTGATGACGATGAGAAAGATCATGGACTTGGCCTCCGGTGGACATTATTTACAGTCTTCTAGACATCCGATTGTTTCAAACTTCTGAACGTGATTTGACTAGTGGTGTGGCTAGATCTTAATAGACCgagacttaaccaagtcttagTCAAGCGACCGAACATTTAAAAAAGAAGAATGAAAAAATTAAGAAGAAAATTTGCATGGATCTCCGTGAAAGATTACATGAATATAGCATAGATTAAGACTTGgttaagtctaggtttagcaaccccgtaaaaaaataaaaaacagctCTCTGCGATCCATCGATCGAGCCATTTAAATTCAGGACGTTGTCATTCGATGTAAAGAGACACACACAAGAACAATGGAGCCTGGAGCACTTCCGTTGCTCTGGTCCGTCGTCCCCTTAATCATCTTACTTGTCGTTAAAATCTACACCTCGTCTCCAGCGGGAAAGCGGCTGCCGCCGGGACCATGGCAGCTGCCGCTCGTAGGCAGCCTCCACCACTTCCTGCTGTCGCGCCACCGGGACCTGCCGCACCGTGCCCTGCAGGAGCTCTCTCGCAAGCACGGCCCGCTCATGCTGCTCCACTTCGGCGCTGTACCCACGCTGGTCGTCTCCTCTGCCGAGGCCGCCAGGGAGGTTCTCAAGACGCACGATGCCGCCTTCGCCAGCCGCCACCTCACGCCAACGTTGGACATCTTCAGCCGTGGCGGCCAAGACATCCTCTTCTCCCCTTACGGTGACCTCTGGCGCCAGCTCCGCCGCATCTGCCTGCTCGAGCTCATGAGCGCACGCCGCGTCCTGTCCTTCCGCCACATCCGGGAAGACGAGGTCGCCGCCTTGATCGGCTACATCACTGACGAGTGCGCTCATGGCGGCGGCTGCACTGTAGTTGAAATCGGCCAGCTGATCACACACACGGTCAATGACATCGTGGTGCGGTCGGCCGTCGGCGGCCGGTGCCCGCGGCGAGACGAGTTCCTGCACGTGCTCGACAAGTCTGTGAAGCTCGCCGGTGGCTTCAACCTGTCTGACCTCTACCCATCGTCACCGCTGGCCCGCTGGCTCAGCGGCGCCCTCCGGGAGACCGAGCGGTGCAACCGCAAAGCGCGTGCCATTATGGACAATTTCATCCGCGAGCGCGTCGACGGTGCCGGCGAGAGCACGGAGGACCTTCTTGTGGTGCTGCTGAGGGTGCAGAAGGACGGCGGGGCGCAGTGCCCCCTCTCCCTCACCaccgacatcatcatcaccgtggtCCAGGAAATGTTCGTAGCCGGGAGCGAGACCTCGTCGACGACGTTGGAATGGGCCATGTCGGAGCTGGTGAGGAACCCGCGCGTCCTCCACAAGGCCCAGGAGGAGGTGCGAGAGGAACTCCATGGACGGAGCAAGCTAGCGGAGGGTGACCTCGCTGGTGGGCGGCTGAGCTACCTCAACTTGGTGATCCGGGAGACGTTGCGGCTGCACGCGCCATTGCCGTTCCTGTTGCCGCGGCAGTGCCGGGAGCCATGCGAGGTGATGGGATACCACATCCCCGAGGGTACAAAGGTTCTCGTGAAGGCCTGGGCCCTGGGCAGGTACGGCGCCTACTGGGAGGACGCCGAGGCGTTCAAGCCGGAGAGGTTCGAGGAGAGTAgtgcggccgccatggacttcaAGGGAGGCCACTTCGAGTACCTTCCCTTCGGGTCAGGCAGGAGGATGTGCCCAGGCGTGGCGCTCGGCCTCGCCAACATGGAGCTGCTGCTCGCCAGCCTTCTCTACCACTTCGACTGGGAGCTCCCCGGCGGCGGGAGACCGGAGGAGCTCGATATGTCTGAGGCGTTTGGCATCGCCGTCAGCAGGAAGTCCAAGCTCGTCTTGCGTGCTACACAGTGTATCCCATTCACAAATTAATCGATTTAGCTCACTTGTAGAAGAATGATCAATTTAGCTCATGTGGCACGGGCACGCTCTCCGGATCCTGGAAGAGCGTGTACGTAATGCATATATCAGCAGCGTAAACTAGGCCTTTCTTATTTCTACAAGCGTGTGTATGTCATTTCTAACGAAccactccctccgtctcataatgtaagatgttttttaacactagtgtagtgtcaaaagaCATTTtacattatgagacagagggagtagaaaagtgCTGATTGAAAACACGACCCAAAAAAGGCTACCACGGCACGCTGCTACGGGAAAACACACCTTACTTAATTAGTGTGTTTTTATAAGCCAAATGTTTTTTTCCCGGGTATACGACTTATACAAGTGTAAGCCGAGTACTCTTTGAAAAACAAACAACAACGGCAGGCCCCTCGGGTTAGTTCCCTGTAAGCCGAGTACGTCATGAAAACACACAAATGATAGACATGGCCAATGAAGACATCAGTGGGTCGTCGATGGCGACGCTCTCGGGCTCTGGCGCTCCGCCCCTCCTCGCGCtggtggccgccgccgccacctccccgtGCTCCGAGGCCGCCTAGTCGCCCGCATCCCCCGCCGCCTCACCGGTCCCTCCCGCCCCGACGACCCCTGGCGATGCCCCTGTTCCGCGGTCCCCCTCGCCTGTCCCGGCTGCATCTCCGCGCTTCCGCTGGGCTGATTGCGCCGACGAGCCACCCTTCCCCCCTCcggccgacgcctcccctcccctgGCCTCCGTGCCCCGTCACGCTGCGCAGTCCTGCCGGGCTGGTAACCCAGCCCCCCGCGTGTGGGGTTCGGTCGCCGGCTCGCGGCCGCCCCATGCGCAAAcctcgccctcgagcttgtctcgGGCTACCGGGCTGCAAGGAGCGCCCTTGGGGGCTGGTGGAGCTTGCCGTCGGCGCCTCCGGTCTTGGGGAGTAGTCGGCCGCTCCGAGCGGGGCGGCGCAGGTTCGTCCTGGCGTCGTCCGGCCGCTTGCGGCCCGCAGGAGTTGTCTGGAATTTCTGGCGGATCTTGTTCGAATTTGTGGGTCCGAACAGCTTCCAATGCTGgtcgggggtgatttcaatatcattcggaggagagaggagaagaataatgataacttcGACGGGAGATGGTcctttatgttcaataccattattgagagcttggatctgagggagatagagctttctggtagaaagtttacctgggctaatgctCTGCCAAACCCAACATATGAAAAGCTTGATCGTGTTCTGGCCAGTGTAGAGTGGGAGCAGAAATTCCCTCTTGTTACGGTACAAGCTTTAACACGGGGCATATCCGATCACACACCACTGTTCGTGGACTCCGGGGAGTCCAATTATGCGGGAAACAAGAACACTTTCTCATTCGAGATGTCCTGGTTCGAACGTGAAGGTTTCTTAGACCTCGTTGCCAGGGAATGGGATAAGGGTGGTGGAGGTAGGACGGCGGTTGAACGTTGGCAGAATAAAATTAGGCACTTAAGAAGTTTCTTAAGAGGTTGGGCTAAGCACCTAAGTGGGGCttataagattgaaaaggatagaCTCCTTGCTCTTACACAGGCCCTAGATACAAAAGCTGAGTCTATGATTCTGCTGCCTACTGAGCTCCAGGTTAAGAACGAGGCtgagaagaggttgaaagaacttctccgtgaggaagagttgaagtgggcgttgcgCGCTAAGGTCTGCAAAGTAGTCCAAGGGGATGccaatactcaattctttcacctGATTGCGAATGGCAAGCACCGTaagaagcgtatattccaacttgagcaagatgagggtacTATCATTGGGCAGGATAATCTCAAAACATACATCACTGAGTATTATAGACAGTTATTCGGACCACCGGAGGTTAATTGTGTGTCCTTGGATGAGTCTAGGACTGACGATGTTCCTCAGTTGTCGGTTGCCGATAATGAGATTTTGCTGGCCCCGTTTatggagaaggaggtgtttgatgctattgcacaaatgaaaaataataaggctcccggaccaGATGGGTTTCCGGCTGAGTTCTATagaaagtgctggcacattattaagggggatctgTTACCTATGTTTAATGATCTTTTCTCGGGACAGCTTCAATtgtttcacttgaattttggaactatcacattaCTCCCTAAGAAAACGGAGGCTGTGcgtattgagcagttcaggccgatttgcctactcaatgttagtttcaaaatattcaccaaggtcgggacgaaCAGGCTCTCACAGATTGCGCTTTCTGTGGTGCAacagtcccaaactgctttcatgccagacAGAAACATCCTCGAAGGGGTGCTTGTCCTGCATGAAATGCTCCATGAAATTCACTCTAAAAAATTAGATGgggtaatttttaaggtggatttcgaaaaGGCGTATGATAAGGTTAAGTGGCCATTCCTgcaacaggcattgcgtatgaaaggttttgatgatgCCTGGCGCCATCAGGTGGAAtcttttacgcaaaaagggagtgtcggaattaaagtaaatgacgatataggtcattacttccaAACTCACAAGGGCCTCaggcaaggagatccaatgtcccctatcttgtttaacattgtggtggacATGTTAGCAATTTTGATCGGAAGGGCGAAGGACAATGGACAAGTGGGTGGCTTAgtacctcatctggttgatggaggtgtatctatccttcaatacgctgatgatacaatagtctttatggagcatgatttggtccaaggcgagaaatatgaagctgttaTTATGCCTCTTTGAACAATTATCGGGGTTAAAGATAAACTTTCAaaagagcgagttgttctgctttgggagagccaaagacgaacaagagtcttataggcaattgtttgggtgcgagttgggaAGTTTGCCCTTCTCATACCTTGGCATTCCGATACATCATCGTAGGCTAACTAACAGAGAGTGGAGGTGTATCGAggatcgatttgaaaagaaaccgagttgctggaagggtaagctccTGTCATACGGAGGCCGGTTAATCTTGATAaactcggtgctcacgagtatgcctatgttcctcttagctttctttgaggttccagtgggggttaggaaaagactggacttctatcgatcacgtttcttttggcagggtgatgagctcAAAAGAAAATACCGGCTTGCTAAGTGGGATATTATCTGTAGACCCAAAGACCAAGGTgggcttggtattgagaatctagaagttaagaacagatgcctccttagtaagtggttgtggaagctCGCTTCCGGCACTGAAGCTATGTGGGCGCAAATCCTACGCAGCAAGTACCTCCAGACTAGAACATTATCCCAGGTATCAGTTAGGccgactgactcgcctttctggaaaggactcATGAAAGTCAAAGTATTACTGTTCAATAGGACAAAAGTTGTCCTTGGAAATGGTGCTactacacgtttctgggaggattcTTGGCTGGGCGACtcacccttggccattcaatatccgtctttatatcgcattgctcaacgacgtgaggtgttcgtggcAACGGTATTTCAAACGgttccccttaatattcagtttagacggtcgttagtgggcaatcgttgggagGTTTGGCTCCACTTAGTTAGGAGACTAATGGAGGTACAACTTTCTGACCAAcctgatgaattacgctggaagttgACTAAGTCTGGAGTATTTACAGTGAGGTCAATGTATCTTGATGTTATTAATTCAAGCTCCATTCCAACATCCAAGAAGGtctgggatgtcaaagttcctttgaaaataaaagtgtttatgtggtttgttcataaacaagttattctaacaaaggacaacttgataaagcgtaattggacaggagctactaggtgtagtttctgtgatcgggatgagacaatTAAACATCTCTTCTTTGATTGCCCGCTGGCTAAGGTTCTTTGGCAGACGgttcatattgcttttaatattactccaccgactgCGGTTACCGCTTTATTTGGAAATTGGCTTAATGGGATTGACTCTGCATTAGCAAGGCATATTCGGGTGGGAGTTTGTGCGTTGATATGGACCATCTGGTtgtgcagaaatgatttggtttttaacagaacatcacgaattcattttttgcaggttatattcCGAGCTACGGCATTGATCCGTTCGTGGTcattactcactccgatggaggccagggagcatttggttactgggtctatccgttgggagatggttgctcgggatatcttcaaccggtttggatggccgtcatgtaataggataggcaattagtttccctaccttctttagccagccggttgtggcattTTATTTCTGGTTAGTCTGTGTTTCTAGCCTTCTGCGCTCTGTGTGGGCTGCATTTCCTTTATTTGATTTCGAGACTTTGAAACCTTGTATGCACATTTTGCTGCTTTGATTAATAAAATGAATGTATGCATCActcttgatgcagaggccggggtactctcccttttcgaaaaaaagaaaaaaaaacaacttCAGATGATAGCACCATCACTTGCCATCCTTCTGTTGTGTTGTTGTGCTTCTTGGTTTTCTGTGTAGTTATTTTCTTACTTTTCTCAGCTTAGCTTGGTACAGTTTTGCCTATATAgttgtttttttctcttttcgaCACTTGCTTTGTACTACCTTTTGAAAATCAATAAAAATATGCAGCGGAGCCCTGTTGTTTCCCTAAAAAAAACATGTGGGGGTGGGGGGCATTTTCGTATTTGATTCCCTGTTGTATTATATGGATATCTTGACGGAGGTGGGGATGGCGCAGCAAGCAACAATGAGACGTGTCGTCGCAGCCGAAGGAGAGGAAAGGAGGCGAGCATCAGAGAAGGAAGAAACTTTTCTAATTTGTGTGGGGATTAGGGCTGGAGGAAAACGATGAAGGAGAGCCCTTGAGACTTGATGTTTTTCGAGGCAATTATGGCTATGTGGCCCAATCTATCTATCAAGAAGCAAGTGTAGTCCACAGGATTCATTAAATACTCCTATCTCTCGCAACAATCATGTGAAATATATAGCCCTCCAAAAGTCGATTGGGGATTGGTCGGGAAATTTCCTGGTTTTGATTGTGTCTCGGAAAACTTCTTTTCTACTTCAATGTAAAAGCAGAGCTCCTACTTTTCACGTCAAAAATGAAGTCGATTTGATACCTTCTTTCATATTGAATTAAGCTAAGCACCAGACTTTCTCAATGTGAAGAACTTCTTACGAGCTAATGGGTTTTATCACGAAACACGAGAAATTCAAGGCCCCAAAAACCTATGGTTTGCTCCGCAATGTTTGTCTACACCTACACGGGTGAGTCAGGTGCGTGCTTTGAAGCAAGTTAAGTTGTGTTGTGCATGTGAGGTGTCTATGCTCCCAAATTAGAAACCGGAAACGAAACACTCAAGTGAAATGTGCTCCTTGCCGTATAATTAGTAAAACTTTAATGCCGACAAAGATAGTGTATGTGTATGGACACTTCACTTGCATGCATGCACACGAGGATAAAGAAACGAAAAAAAAAAGAGAATACAGACTAAACCACTTGCTTGATTCATAATTCATTTTCATCGTTGACTTCGGATCATCGATGGCTTCGCAACATTTCATGCTTGCATATGTTTTCGAAAACTTCTTTTTacgctctcccccccccccccccccccccccccaaaaaaggaacTTCTTTTTGAACCCCAAATTTGTGATTGCTGGAATTGATCTCAGCTAACCACCGAGAGAAAAGTTTGGGCGTGGCCCACCACACTTTTCGTCATTCGTTTTACTAAGGGCATGTATAATTgttctatcttagcaatgccacgtaggataaatgatgagatggaggagagagaaatcataagaaatgacttgtcttctcttatttaagagaagacaaaagatgatctcttagcacaatatgtctcatcacgtttttaggaataactagttatttaAGATAAGGCTAAGATACGACCCATTGTAGACATGCTTTTTTATCaactctaaattacatgcaagacttaagataagactatcttatcaaccattgtacatgccctaattgaCGACTTCAGAAAAATGTTTCCTTAACTGCCTATCCTAAAAATATGGTGTTGAGGGAGGCGAAGAATATCTCCACCGCCGGCCACCAAGAGGGCAGTGCCGGCAGCGTCCTACTGGCATCTATCTTGGCCTTGCTGCTGCACTTCCTCCCTGCGATCTCCTCACAACTAGAGACCTCAAGTGCAGTCATTGGCTGCACCTTAACGGCCTCTACTAATTCTGGTTAGTCCCCAATTCTGCCCACAAGAGGTGTTCTAATTTTGAGATCAAGATCTGTTTTAGGTTAATCCGAAAGGAATTATTCTAACATTAATATCATGAGCTGATTGATCTATGTTTAGAACCCTCATTAGGTTCATTGTGATGTTCCAGATGATAACAGGAAATTGTGGAAGCTCAAAATTCATCTAAGAGTGAAGATTTTCCTCTGATTTCTACATAGAGGAGTCATTCTAACTAGAGATAATCTGGCACGACGAAACTGGCATAGTTCTaagacatgtgtcttttgccaacatgacgagACTATTAGACACTTAATTATTCTTTGAGTGTAAATTCGCTCGGGCAGTTTGGGCCATAGTTCAAGTAGCTTCTAATTTATACCCACCACGTAGTGCACGGAATATGTTCGGCAACTGGTTGCGGGGTATTGATAAAAAAATTTCTGCACACATTCTCGTGGGAGCGGCGGCCTTATGCTGGGCAttgtggcttaccaggaatgatgtgaTCTTTAATAACAAATGTGtctcatctcctatgcaggttattcatgtTTGTACACGATGGCTCCATACTTGGTCTATACTGCAGAGGCCAGAGGACAgggacctttttatgatggcgtctacacggTTGGAGCGTTCGTTCAGGGAGGTTTTCTACCCCATGGATGGTGG is a window encoding:
- the LOC123047656 gene encoding zealexin A1 synthase-like, giving the protein MEPGALPLLWSVVPLIILLVVKIYTSSPAGKRLPPGPWQLPLVGSLHHFLLSRHRDLPHRALQELSRKHGPLMLLHFGAVPTLVVSSAEAAREVLKTHDAAFASRHLTPTLDIFSRGGQDILFSPYGDLWRQLRRICLLELMSARRVLSFRHIREDEVAALIGYITDECAHGGGCTVVEIGQLITHTVNDIVVRSAVGGRCPRRDEFLHVLDKSVKLAGGFNLSDLYPSSPLARWLSGALRETERCNRKARAIMDNFIRERVDGAGESTEDLLVVLLRVQKDGGAQCPLSLTTDIIITVVQEMFVAGSETSSTTLEWAMSELVRNPRVLHKAQEEVREELHGRSKLAEGDLAGGRLSYLNLVIRETLRLHAPLPFLLPRQCREPCEVMGYHIPEGTKVLVKAWALGRYGAYWEDAEAFKPERFEESSAAAMDFKGGHFEYLPFGSGRRMCPGVALGLANMELLLASLLYHFDWELPGGGRPEELDMSEAFGIAVSRKSKLVLRATQCIPFTN